In a single window of the Lacerta agilis isolate rLacAgi1 chromosome 15, rLacAgi1.pri, whole genome shotgun sequence genome:
- the LOC117060289 gene encoding LOW QUALITY PROTEIN: glyoxylate/hydroxypyruvate reductase B-like (The sequence of the model RefSeq protein was modified relative to this genomic sequence to represent the inferred CDS: inserted 2 bases in 1 codon; deleted 1 base in 1 codon; substituted 1 base at 1 genomic stop codon): protein LKLISSFGVKVANTPYAVSVSTANIDMALMLXSARKLVEGCHIATSPGTTRFAVDWLGVEVTRATLGIFGMGSIAYKIAKRAKAFGMNILCHNRNFRKEEEEQVVCATYCKNIEDLLXQSDFVMLVVNLTSETHKFIGNRELQLMKPTATLNNICRGAVVDQDALEEALQNGVIKAAALDVSDPKPLPRDHPLLQLKNVIITPHIGTATVQALLMMTEEAVENIHAVLNDLPIPSEVITK, encoded by the exons TTGAAACTGATCTCTAGCTTTGGAGTAAAAGTAGCCAACACCCCATATGCTGTTTCTGTCTCCACAGCAAACATAGACATGGCCTTAATGCT CTCTGCAAGAAAACTAGTGGAAGGTTGTCACATTGCAACATCTCCAGGTACCACACGTTTTGCGGTTGACTGGCTGGGAGTAGAAGTCACCCGGGCCACTCTTGGTATCTTTGGGATGGGCAGCATTGCGTATAAGATAGCCAAGAGAGCAAAAGCTTTTGGCATGAACATTCTTTGTCACAACAGGAACttcagaaaagaggaagaagaacagGTAGTTTGTGCCACTTATTGTAAAAACATAGAAGACTTGCTCTGACAGTCTGACTTTGTGATGTTGGTTGTGAATCTGACATCTGAGACACACAAGTTCATTGGGAACAGGGAGCTGCAGCTGATGAAACCCACAGCTACTCTTAACAACATCTGCAGAGGTGCAGTAGTTGATCAAGATGCCTTGGAAGAAGCACTCCAAAATGGAGTTATTAAGGCTGCAGCTTTAGATGTGTCTGACCCTAAACCATTGCCAAGGGATCACCCCTTATTGCAACTG AAAAATGTTATTATAACTCCTCACATTGGAACTGCAACTGTGCAAGCCCTGCTTATGATGACAGAAGAAGCAGTGGAAAATATACACGCTGTTCTCAATGACCTCCCCATTCCCAGTGAAGTGATCACCAAATAG